From Draconibacterium halophilum, one genomic window encodes:
- a CDS encoding SusD/RagB family nutrient-binding outer membrane lipoprotein: MFIAVFLLSNCTDDFNEINTKPDSFTVDEVSAKYFLTTPQYRLYAPDRYPYWRAHIIHTDRYSGQICFGHSSSWWSDELGYAYNSGYTDAAWDWLSGYVGSLDNFMKLTAPGGEFENEYMYAIGQITKGLYFQMFSDVFGMIPYSEATNPDIVLPKFDEQRAIYQGIITELDEAIATIGDATATGVAVDDVGDNDIYCGGDLQKWKRLANTLKLRIGMRAYGAPGADFAQTAVSSALNAELLDGESDNVLMQKDEEISQWGSACYGDVWYNFGAGSDWTMSKTMIDLLRDNNDPRLAIYAQPAVGGTHKLEKPTEGAEVENFEMRVEYILGILEDAGVDYTDVTLEDGSVEVTMPENMYYVGQPTRLNGKMSSFARYNFFSKPAEVVINKKNNGEIRPELIMSSAEAYFLQAEAAVRGIGTGSAQDLYQEGIRLAMKLWDVSDADIDTYLATEDMAMLNGTEEENLEKIATQRWIAAFTDGFEAWAIVRDMGYPAELAAGVEDGDIFGLGDINGNYPQRMRYGNGVINTNGDNYNAAVAIQGPDVQDTKLWWAK; this comes from the coding sequence ATGTTTATAGCGGTATTTTTGCTGAGCAATTGTACCGATGATTTCAACGAAATCAATACAAAACCGGATTCATTTACGGTTGATGAGGTGAGTGCGAAATACTTTTTAACGACTCCTCAGTATCGTTTATATGCGCCCGACCGTTATCCTTACTGGCGTGCACACATAATACATACCGACCGTTATTCAGGTCAGATATGTTTCGGACACAGCAGCAGCTGGTGGTCGGATGAGTTGGGATATGCCTACAACAGTGGTTACACTGATGCAGCCTGGGACTGGTTGTCGGGTTACGTTGGTAGCCTTGATAATTTTATGAAACTTACTGCACCAGGTGGTGAGTTTGAAAATGAATACATGTACGCTATTGGTCAAATTACCAAAGGTTTGTACTTTCAGATGTTTTCCGATGTTTTTGGAATGATTCCATACTCGGAAGCAACAAATCCTGATATTGTACTTCCTAAGTTTGATGAACAAAGAGCAATTTACCAGGGAATTATTACAGAGTTGGATGAAGCCATTGCTACTATTGGCGATGCTACTGCCACCGGTGTAGCGGTTGACGATGTTGGCGATAATGATATTTATTGTGGTGGCGACTTGCAAAAGTGGAAACGTTTGGCAAACACCTTAAAACTTCGCATTGGAATGAGAGCTTACGGTGCACCAGGTGCCGATTTCGCTCAAACTGCAGTTTCGTCGGCATTAAATGCTGAATTACTTGATGGCGAAAGCGATAACGTGCTAATGCAAAAAGACGAAGAGATCTCGCAGTGGGGAAGTGCCTGTTACGGAGATGTTTGGTATAACTTTGGTGCCGGTTCAGACTGGACAATGAGTAAAACCATGATCGACTTGTTACGCGACAATAACGATCCTCGTTTGGCTATTTATGCTCAGCCTGCAGTAGGCGGAACTCATAAACTTGAAAAGCCTACAGAAGGCGCTGAAGTGGAGAATTTCGAAATGCGCGTAGAATATATTTTGGGTATATTGGAGGATGCAGGTGTTGATTACACAGATGTAACACTTGAAGATGGTAGCGTTGAGGTTACCATGCCTGAAAATATGTACTATGTGGGACAACCAACCCGCCTAAACGGGAAAATGAGTTCTTTTGCCCGTTACAATTTCTTCTCGAAACCAGCTGAGGTAGTTATCAATAAAAAGAACAATGGCGAAATCCGTCCGGAATTAATTATGTCTTCTGCCGAAGCGTATTTCCTGCAGGCCGAGGCTGCTGTTCGCGGTATTGGTACAGGAAGCGCACAAGACTTATACCAGGAAGGTATTCGTTTGGCGATGAAACTTTGGGATGTTAGCGATGCCGATATTGATACGTATTTAGCTACGGAAGATATGGCAATGTTAAACGGAACAGAAGAAGAAAACCTGGAGAAAATTGCAACACAACGCTGGATTGCTGCATTTACTGATGGTTTTGAAGCATGGGCAATCGTTCGCGATATGGGATATCCTGCCGAGCTTGCAGCCGGTGTTGAGGATGGAGATATATTTGGACTTGGTGATATTAACGGAAATTACCCACAGCGAATGCGCTATGGTAATGGCGTTATTAATACTAATGGCGATAATTATAATGCAGCAGTTGCCATTCAGGGACCTGATGTACAAGACACAAAACTATGGTGGGCAAAATAG
- a CDS encoding SusC/RagA family TonB-linked outer membrane protein, with translation MRKIFLILGMCFALLGSAYAQQTVTGTVTGDDGLGIPGVSVIESGTSNGTITDIDGVYTISVADDATIEFSFVGMQKVEEAVNGRSTIDVIMAQSQIGLEEVVVTALGISKEKKSLGYAVTEVGGDDISVVKDHNPANSLVGKVAGVVVTQGSGSPGSGSRVIIRGNNSITGNNQPLIVVDGVPIDATGSNSGGSVYSSTVTGGGITDINPDDIESISVLKGPNAAALYGSRAGNGVLLITTKKGTKGKGLGISVNSNITFDNPMLLPDYQNEYGQGSQGNVPGNVEDLKNSTGSWGQRLDGSSQMYYTGVERPYSAMPNNVEDFFQTGAKYINSVAIAGAGESHSIRFSYTNNKTESMIPNSDLKSHNFNLRGVVDLNDKLTLDAKATYFWQELNNAANQGSEGILAYVYDMPRNVDIEDLKTYQNPEESLNSISYGALGANPYWMLYNDMRNDRRERVLGFGKLNYEIAPWLSAFARVGTDVTIMKSESVNQPGHHFYTSGRLTFSNTRVTETNADFLLMFNKDLTPDFNLSVNAGGNHSYRTYEYQSIYGEDFKIPSRATVANAVTQTPSYTPLREKEVNSLYFQASVSYRDFAYLDVTGRNDWSSTLPEDNRSYFYPSVTGSLLLNDFIDPDEEIFNLLKVRSSWANVGNDTSPYQLYPYYNLANDGYLGLTQLSRPSTKPNEDLLPENIASFEIGMEASMFNNRLFFDFSWYNIKTTDQIFNVPVPSSTGYSYFLENIGETSNKGVELLVGGIPVKTGDFSWETSFNFSKNNNKLVELTEDLDSYVFNESNSGNIRLQATVGGGYGDLYGTTWRTNDAGQIVVDANGRPQASTDKVYLGNSQPDWTAGFTNTFTYKDVSLRFLIDARIGGKIYSQTNAALVSSGVVEETLQYREEGILVDGVVLQDDGSYTQNTTEISAQDYWSSVSGIASEYLFDQTNVRLRELVLSYKVPQSLIRDTFIQGATIGLVGRNLFFIYKDIPHVDPESSLGTGNNGQGILSYNLPTARSIGFNVNIKF, from the coding sequence ATGCGAAAGATTTTTTTGATTTTAGGAATGTGCTTTGCATTACTAGGTAGTGCATACGCGCAGCAAACGGTGACTGGGACAGTTACCGGAGATGATGGCCTCGGGATTCCCGGAGTCTCAGTAATTGAATCGGGAACATCTAATGGTACAATCACCGATATTGATGGTGTGTATACTATTTCTGTTGCTGACGATGCAACCATCGAATTTTCTTTTGTAGGAATGCAAAAGGTGGAAGAAGCCGTTAACGGCCGCTCAACAATTGACGTAATAATGGCCCAGAGCCAAATTGGCCTGGAAGAAGTTGTTGTTACCGCTTTGGGTATTTCCAAAGAAAAGAAATCGTTGGGTTATGCAGTAACCGAAGTTGGTGGCGACGACATTTCTGTTGTTAAAGACCATAACCCTGCCAACTCATTAGTGGGTAAAGTGGCCGGTGTTGTTGTAACACAAGGTTCAGGTAGCCCGGGTAGTGGTTCGCGTGTAATCATCAGGGGTAACAACTCGATTACAGGTAACAACCAGCCATTAATTGTTGTTGATGGTGTTCCTATTGATGCAACCGGATCGAATAGTGGTGGTAGCGTTTATAGCAGTACGGTAACCGGCGGTGGTATAACCGATATCAACCCCGACGACATTGAGTCGATCTCGGTACTGAAAGGACCAAACGCAGCGGCATTGTATGGTTCGCGTGCAGGTAACGGTGTACTTTTAATTACTACTAAAAAGGGTACAAAAGGAAAAGGTTTGGGAATCTCTGTAAACTCGAACATTACCTTCGACAACCCAATGTTACTTCCCGACTATCAGAACGAGTACGGTCAGGGTAGCCAGGGCAACGTACCCGGTAATGTTGAAGATTTGAAAAACTCAACCGGCTCGTGGGGACAACGACTTGACGGCAGCAGCCAGATGTATTACACCGGCGTAGAACGACCTTATTCGGCGATGCCAAATAATGTTGAAGATTTCTTCCAGACAGGTGCAAAATACATTAATTCGGTTGCGATTGCCGGTGCCGGCGAGAGTCATTCAATTCGTTTTTCGTACACCAATAACAAAACGGAGTCGATGATCCCGAATTCAGATCTAAAAAGCCACAACTTTAACCTGCGTGGAGTAGTTGATTTAAATGATAAATTAACGCTTGATGCTAAGGCAACTTATTTCTGGCAAGAACTTAACAATGCAGCAAACCAGGGATCGGAAGGTATTTTGGCATATGTATACGATATGCCTCGTAACGTGGATATTGAAGATCTGAAAACCTATCAAAATCCTGAAGAGTCGTTGAACTCAATCTCATACGGTGCATTGGGAGCCAATCCTTACTGGATGCTGTATAACGATATGAGAAATGACAGAAGAGAGCGTGTTCTCGGATTTGGTAAATTAAATTACGAGATTGCTCCATGGTTATCGGCTTTTGCAAGAGTGGGAACCGATGTAACGATCATGAAATCAGAATCTGTTAATCAGCCGGGTCACCATTTTTATACAAGTGGTCGTTTAACATTCAGCAATACACGGGTAACGGAAACAAATGCCGACTTCCTGCTGATGTTTAACAAAGATCTTACTCCTGACTTCAATCTGTCGGTAAATGCCGGTGGTAACCACTCGTATCGTACATACGAATACCAAAGTATTTATGGTGAAGATTTTAAAATACCAAGTCGTGCAACAGTTGCTAATGCGGTAACTCAAACACCAAGCTATACTCCGTTAAGGGAGAAAGAGGTTAACTCATTGTACTTCCAGGCATCGGTATCATATCGCGACTTTGCTTACCTGGACGTTACCGGTCGAAACGACTGGTCGTCGACTTTACCTGAAGACAATCGCTCGTACTTCTATCCATCAGTAACTGGTTCATTATTGCTGAATGATTTTATCGATCCTGATGAAGAGATATTTAATTTACTAAAAGTACGTTCAAGCTGGGCAAATGTAGGTAACGATACAAGTCCTTATCAGTTGTATCCTTATTATAACCTGGCTAACGATGGTTACCTGGGATTAACTCAGTTGTCGCGTCCTTCAACAAAACCAAATGAGGATTTATTACCTGAGAATATTGCTTCGTTCGAAATTGGTATGGAAGCAAGTATGTTCAATAATCGCTTATTCTTCGATTTCTCGTGGTATAATATAAAAACTACCGACCAGATTTTTAATGTGCCGGTTCCTTCTTCAACAGGTTATTCTTACTTCCTTGAAAACATTGGTGAAACAAGCAATAAAGGTGTTGAATTACTTGTAGGAGGTATTCCTGTAAAAACAGGTGATTTTAGCTGGGAAACAAGTTTCAACTTCTCTAAAAACAACAATAAACTCGTTGAGCTTACTGAAGATCTTGATAGCTATGTTTTCAATGAGTCAAACTCAGGAAATATTCGTTTACAGGCAACTGTAGGTGGAGGTTACGGTGATTTATACGGAACTACCTGGAGAACTAATGACGCCGGACAGATTGTGGTAGATGCCAATGGTCGTCCGCAGGCTTCAACCGATAAGGTATATCTTGGTAACTCGCAGCCCGACTGGACTGCCGGTTTTACTAATACCTTTACTTATAAAGACGTTTCATTGCGCTTCCTGATTGATGCACGTATTGGTGGAAAGATTTATTCACAAACCAATGCAGCGCTGGTTAGCAGTGGTGTGGTAGAAGAAACACTTCAATATCGTGAAGAAGGTATTCTTGTTGACGGAGTAGTACTTCAAGACGATGGTTCTTATACACAGAACACTACTGAAATTAGCGCCCAGGATTACTGGTCGTCGGTTTCAGGAATTGCTTCAGAATATTTGTTCGATCAAACCAACGTTCGTTTGCGCGAATTGGTACTGTCGTACAAAGTGCCACAGTCGTTAATTCGAGATACCTTTATTCAGGGGGCTACTATAGGTTTGGTTGGACGTAACTTGTTCTTTATCTATAAGGACATTCCTCATGTTGATCCGGAATCGAGCCTTGGAACAGGTAACAACGGACAGGGTATTTTGTCGTACAACTTACCAACTGCAAGAAGTATCGGATTCAACGTAAACATTAAATTTTAA
- a CDS encoding ROK family transcriptional regulator yields MILLENIKDKKLTGNALKNYRRKKKILSLLYENDTLSATYLSKQIGVSLPTAISLLKDLGGSKLVEVRGSGESKGGRRPTLFGLKRDSIFVISCELGRFKGKIGVYNSHNELVAPVTVVGTSIDDVNLVDKLYAEARQILVDNDIDYNRVFAVGMAMPGLVDSINGINFTIKEEAFRNVAERLTMRFGKMVYVNNDARMEAYGEFVFGAAKDHNDAVIINWNWGLGIGLILGGKLYNGSTGFAGELSHTKYNEDGDLCICGKRGCLETVVSASVLIKRAKEAIKEGKISQLTNRFQHKIEELQPEDVIDAAKLGDELAIELLNDIGQALGKALSNTIQLLNPDIIVIGGIVSRANQYILTPIQQAINQHCLEQISGNIEIVISDNWEQSGLLGITAKLFQKLFSDMYK; encoded by the coding sequence ATGATCCTTCTTGAAAATATAAAAGATAAGAAACTTACCGGCAATGCCTTGAAAAATTATCGTCGGAAAAAGAAGATTTTAAGTCTTTTATATGAGAATGATACGCTTTCAGCAACCTATCTTTCAAAACAAATAGGAGTTAGTTTACCAACAGCCATTTCTTTATTAAAAGATCTTGGAGGGAGCAAGCTTGTTGAAGTTCGGGGAAGTGGCGAGTCGAAAGGAGGAAGACGTCCCACCTTATTTGGTTTAAAGCGCGATAGTATTTTTGTTATTTCGTGTGAATTGGGACGTTTTAAAGGAAAAATAGGTGTTTATAATTCGCATAACGAACTTGTTGCACCGGTTACCGTTGTTGGAACTTCCATTGATGATGTAAATCTTGTTGACAAACTATACGCTGAAGCCCGCCAAATACTGGTCGATAATGACATTGATTATAATAGAGTATTTGCAGTGGGAATGGCCATGCCGGGTTTGGTAGATTCAATAAACGGAATAAACTTTACGATAAAAGAGGAAGCTTTTAGAAATGTTGCCGAACGTTTAACAATGAGATTCGGTAAAATGGTTTATGTGAATAACGATGCCCGCATGGAAGCTTACGGTGAGTTTGTTTTTGGAGCTGCCAAAGACCATAACGATGCCGTTATTATAAATTGGAACTGGGGCCTGGGAATCGGGCTTATTTTAGGTGGTAAACTGTATAACGGTTCAACCGGTTTTGCAGGGGAGCTTTCGCACACCAAGTATAACGAAGATGGCGACCTGTGTATTTGTGGTAAACGAGGTTGTTTAGAGACAGTGGTTTCTGCAAGTGTATTAATTAAGCGCGCCAAAGAAGCCATTAAAGAAGGAAAAATATCACAACTAACCAATCGGTTTCAGCATAAAATAGAAGAACTTCAACCCGAAGATGTTATCGACGCAGCAAAGCTCGGAGATGAACTGGCCATAGAACTTTTAAACGACATTGGCCAGGCTTTGGGAAAAGCATTATCAAATACCATTCAGTTATTAAATCCTGACATAATTGTTATAGGAGGAATTGTATCGCGTGCCAACCAATACATTCTTACACCTATTCAGCAAGCAATTAATCAGCACTGTTTGGAACAAATATCAGGCAATATTGAAATTGTTATTTCCGATAATTGGGAACAGTCCGGGTTGTTGGGAATTACAGCAAAACTTTTTCAAAAACTTTTTAGCGATATGTATAAATAA
- a CDS encoding BamA/TamA family outer membrane protein has product MKLKALLKNILLLLLLMTGTTVSAQIPPLDTSIVIQTPNLQQEQFYDTLENRANRRKLTGWLYDAIITPPRPYVDKKALALDYFKNYEGKIIAEIKINALDVFGPTCTDTTKKADHWAERAANKIHTKSNLKTIRKLLLFKIGDRLNPELMYENERIIRDLSYIKDVRIYLEQDPIYPGLVNVLVLTKDRFSFGVSGGVNGTRSGDIEIYNRNIFGVGHEVSVKFVGHVEKEPYLGVETFYTIKNIAGRFLDIRLGYLNTYRREGFAIDFNKPFLTQNIKWGYGGYSARMFRTDRITNNDPVKVDDPMDLSANYIWGGRSFNISPRHENATELVVSTGINNWNFFERPAVAPENSHFFSNHTLYMMGLTISQRRYIQDQLIYSYGITEDIPEGFKNELIYGYDANEFGDRHYLHFFTSNGNLLLSRNGYLFTTAGVGGYLKEGHFEEGMIYGDVNFISKLHTAGRKRVRTFVDLNYTLGIRRFDIENLSLEVNDHIRGFDSDIAVGKQRLNLKLEHVVFLPRQFYKFNIALFGFADVGAIGSNSELIFKQDYYTGLGLGIRLHNENLVFETFRLRLAFYPFHPDDESFIGFALDEQSKQRFISFEPTGPEPVRFE; this is encoded by the coding sequence TTGAAGTTGAAGGCGCTTTTAAAAAATATTTTATTATTGTTGCTTCTGATGACGGGCACAACGGTGAGCGCACAGATACCACCACTCGACACCTCGATAGTTATCCAAACACCCAATCTTCAACAGGAACAATTTTATGATACTTTGGAAAACCGAGCCAATCGACGTAAACTTACCGGCTGGCTGTACGATGCAATAATTACACCTCCCCGCCCCTATGTTGACAAGAAGGCACTGGCACTTGATTATTTTAAGAACTATGAAGGAAAGATTATTGCCGAAATAAAGATTAATGCACTTGATGTTTTTGGGCCAACTTGCACCGACACAACAAAAAAAGCCGATCATTGGGCTGAGCGTGCTGCCAATAAAATCCACACAAAATCGAATTTAAAAACCATTCGCAAACTATTGCTCTTTAAAATTGGCGATAGGCTCAATCCGGAGTTGATGTATGAAAACGAAAGGATTATCAGGGATTTGTCTTATATAAAAGATGTTCGGATTTATTTAGAACAGGATCCAATCTATCCGGGTTTGGTTAATGTATTGGTTTTAACTAAAGATCGTTTTTCTTTTGGGGTTTCCGGTGGAGTAAATGGCACCCGTTCAGGAGACATCGAAATTTATAACCGCAATATTTTTGGTGTTGGCCACGAAGTTTCGGTAAAGTTTGTTGGCCATGTTGAAAAGGAACCATACCTGGGTGTTGAAACCTTTTATACCATTAAAAACATTGCCGGCCGGTTTCTTGATATTCGCCTTGGGTATTTGAATACTTATCGGCGAGAGGGCTTTGCCATTGATTTTAACAAACCCTTTTTAACACAAAATATAAAGTGGGGTTATGGTGGTTATTCGGCACGCATGTTTCGAACAGACCGGATTACAAATAACGATCCGGTTAAAGTGGACGACCCGATGGATCTTTCGGCGAATTACATTTGGGGTGGACGAAGTTTTAATATTAGTCCACGACACGAAAATGCTACGGAGCTGGTTGTATCAACAGGCATTAACAACTGGAACTTCTTTGAAAGACCTGCAGTGGCTCCTGAAAATAGTCACTTCTTTTCCAACCATACGCTTTATATGATGGGGCTAACCATATCTCAGCGCCGCTATATTCAGGATCAGCTGATATATAGTTACGGAATTACCGAGGATATTCCTGAAGGTTTTAAAAACGAGTTGATTTATGGCTACGATGCCAATGAATTCGGCGACCGCCACTACCTGCATTTTTTTACTTCCAACGGTAATTTATTGCTGAGCCGAAATGGCTATTTATTTACAACCGCAGGAGTTGGAGGTTATTTAAAAGAAGGCCATTTTGAAGAAGGGATGATTTATGGCGATGTCAACTTTATTTCAAAATTACATACTGCTGGCAGGAAGCGCGTAAGAACATTTGTCGACCTAAACTATACACTTGGCATTCGTCGTTTCGATATTGAAAACCTGTCACTTGAGGTAAACGATCATATTCGTGGTTTCGACAGCGATATTGCTGTTGGCAAACAACGTTTAAACTTAAAGCTGGAGCATGTGGTTTTTCTGCCCAGGCAGTTTTACAAATTCAATATCGCACTATTTGGCTTTGCCGATGTTGGGGCAATTGGCTCAAATAGCGAACTAATTTTTAAACAGGATTATTACACCGGGCTAGGTCTTGGCATTCGTTTACACAACGAGAACCTTGTTTTTGAAACGTTCAGGCTACGATTGGCATTCTATCCTTTCCACCCGGATGATGAGAGCTTTATAGGATTTGCTCTCGACGAGCAATCGAAACAACGATTTATTTCGTTTGAACCCACCGGACCCGAACCTGTGCGTTTTGAATAG
- a CDS encoding MBOAT family O-acyltransferase translates to MDLLQQIEIKELLRNIFLYDKSAPLIFTRFFFWAFFAFVLAGYSLVYKNKNRSVRAGYLFLVSLFFYYKSSGFFFFILLFSTLTDFFIGKGIYKSKNELIRKLLIAASVIINLGLLAYFKYAYFFVDSINAMFGGDLQVINHLALWANQATGTHFEVNQILLPVGISFFTFQTISYSVDVYRGETKPVNNLVDFGFYVSFFPQLVAGPIVRASGFVKQIYEDYRLTKTEFGWAIFIILKGLIKKIFIGDYIAVNFVDRVFSDPITHSGFENLMALFGYSLQVYVDFSGYTDIAIGVALLMGYRLPQNFNSPYKAKSVADFWKRWHMSLSSWLKDYLYIPIGGNREGSVFSYMSLGIILAIIVLLAGKLILVPIFAALVLLFALLANFFPNIKRHIDTNINLMLTMLLGGLWHGASWQFIIWGGLNGVGLVIYKFWRKISPWEKLNNRFVNIWKIAVTFSFITFTRVFFRSESMEVVRGMLHQIATDLKLSMIPEVLVAYKWVFLMMLFGFVTHWLSYDLKDRAKNWFIASPMWVKAIISAVVVIVVYQSISAEMQPFIYFQF, encoded by the coding sequence TTGGATTTACTACAACAAATAGAAATTAAAGAACTGTTACGGAATATTTTTCTGTACGACAAATCGGCGCCGCTTATTTTTACGCGCTTTTTCTTCTGGGCATTTTTTGCTTTTGTATTGGCCGGGTATTCGCTGGTGTATAAGAATAAGAACCGCAGTGTTCGTGCCGGATATCTATTCCTGGTGAGTTTGTTTTTCTATTACAAATCAAGTGGTTTTTTCTTCTTTATACTATTGTTCAGCACGCTAACCGACTTTTTTATTGGGAAAGGAATTTACAAATCGAAGAATGAGTTAATCCGGAAACTACTCATTGCCGCCAGTGTGATCATAAACCTTGGTTTGCTGGCCTATTTTAAATATGCCTATTTCTTTGTTGATAGTATAAATGCAATGTTTGGAGGCGATTTGCAGGTGATAAACCACCTGGCATTGTGGGCTAATCAGGCTACAGGAACCCATTTCGAGGTGAACCAGATATTGTTACCTGTTGGTATTTCGTTTTTTACATTTCAAACCATAAGCTACTCGGTTGATGTGTACCGTGGCGAAACTAAACCGGTAAACAATTTGGTCGACTTTGGCTTTTATGTGTCGTTTTTTCCGCAGTTGGTTGCCGGTCCAATTGTTCGTGCATCGGGATTTGTAAAACAGATTTATGAAGATTACCGCCTCACAAAAACAGAGTTTGGATGGGCAATTTTTATCATTCTGAAAGGATTAATAAAGAAAATATTTATTGGTGATTACATTGCTGTAAATTTTGTCGATCGGGTTTTTTCTGATCCGATTACCCACTCAGGATTCGAAAACCTGATGGCATTATTTGGCTACTCATTGCAGGTATACGTCGATTTTTCGGGCTATACCGATATTGCCATTGGTGTTGCGCTGTTGATGGGCTACCGGTTGCCGCAAAATTTTAATTCGCCCTATAAAGCCAAAAGTGTTGCTGATTTTTGGAAACGCTGGCACATGTCGCTTTCATCGTGGCTGAAAGATTATTTATATATTCCCATTGGCGGAAACCGCGAAGGATCGGTGTTTAGCTATATGAGCCTCGGAATTATTCTTGCCATTATTGTGCTTTTGGCTGGGAAGCTGATCTTAGTGCCGATATTTGCAGCGTTAGTGCTGCTATTTGCTTTGTTGGCAAATTTCTTCCCTAATATAAAACGCCATATCGATACCAATATTAACCTAATGCTAACCATGTTGCTCGGCGGACTTTGGCATGGTGCATCGTGGCAGTTTATTATTTGGGGAGGATTAAATGGAGTAGGATTAGTCATATACAAATTTTGGCGGAAAATAAGTCCGTGGGAAAAACTGAATAACCGATTTGTAAACATTTGGAAAATAGCTGTAACCTTTAGTTTTATCACATTTACCCGAGTTTTCTTCCGCTCCGAGTCGATGGAGGTTGTGCGCGGAATGCTGCATCAAATTGCTACCGACCTTAAACTCTCAATGATACCCGAGGTGCTTGTTGCCTACAAATGGGTGTTCCTGATGATGTTATTTGGTTTTGTTACACACTGGCTAAGTTACGATTTAAAAGACCGGGCAAAAAACTGGTTTATCGCATCACCAATGTGGGTAAAAGCCATAATTTCTGCTGTTGTCGTTATTGTTGTTTACCAATCGATATCAGCCGAAATGCAACCCTTTATCTATTTCCAGTTTTAG
- a CDS encoding GDSL-type esterase/lipase family protein, with translation MLLSTSVSAQENSYFYHVNQYNFVRYDRNEMHYPGDRANAERFYSKLEQLVTTGEGRVNIVQIGGSHIQAGSFSGQMRNRFQQINGEMNAGWGFMFPYRIARTNSPFGYYIRYNGYWKTFRNVERRKSGTLGVGGISATTSSPKAELTILLEEENELDYSFNKLRVYYENTAKNYTINIDTDLVKIKVEADGYTDFELNEWVDSLKITFEKDYGSQGNFTLLGMTTESNPNGIMYHSIGVNGAHVPAFLRCQLFTEQLIELKPDLVILGLGINDAYGRRFSTSRFEDHYGQLIDKIKAAAPNSLIVFTTNNDSYLYRRYVNKNGEKVKDSMFKMAKKYDAGVWDMFSVMGGLNSVVLWQNNGLARSDKIHFTREGYLMIADLFFGALMKDFENFLIDKKELTINSHFEEEGRERSLNRQISQSLDSRPTGRQTSK, from the coding sequence ATGCTACTCTCCACATCCGTTTCAGCGCAGGAAAACAGCTACTTCTACCACGTTAACCAGTACAACTTTGTACGTTACGACCGCAATGAAATGCATTACCCGGGGGATCGCGCAAATGCTGAACGATTTTATTCGAAACTGGAACAACTGGTAACCACCGGCGAAGGACGTGTAAACATTGTGCAAATTGGCGGTTCACACATTCAGGCCGGTTCGTTTTCGGGGCAAATGCGTAACCGTTTTCAGCAGATAAATGGCGAAATGAATGCCGGTTGGGGATTTATGTTTCCATACCGAATTGCACGTACCAACTCGCCTTTTGGGTATTACATCCGTTATAACGGCTACTGGAAAACATTCCGAAATGTTGAGCGCCGCAAAAGCGGAACACTTGGAGTAGGAGGGATTTCGGCAACAACATCGTCGCCAAAAGCTGAGCTTACGATTTTGCTGGAAGAAGAGAATGAATTGGATTACAGCTTTAACAAGCTGAGAGTATATTACGAGAATACAGCAAAAAACTACACCATAAATATTGATACTGATTTGGTGAAAATAAAGGTTGAAGCCGACGGGTACACCGATTTTGAATTGAATGAATGGGTAGATAGTTTGAAGATAACTTTCGAAAAAGATTATGGCTCGCAAGGTAATTTTACTTTGCTGGGAATGACCACCGAATCGAATCCAAACGGTATAATGTATCACAGCATTGGAGTGAATGGTGCTCACGTTCCGGCATTTTTGCGCTGTCAGCTTTTTACTGAGCAACTGATAGAATTAAAACCTGACCTTGTAATTCTTGGTCTTGGAATAAACGATGCCTATGGCCGTAGGTTTTCCACAAGTCGATTTGAAGATCATTACGGACAATTAATTGATAAAATAAAAGCGGCTGCACCCAACTCGCTTATTGTTTTTACCACCAACAACGACAGCTATCTGTATCGTCGATACGTAAATAAAAATGGTGAAAAGGTAAAAGACAGTATGTTTAAAATGGCGAAGAAGTATGATGCCGGCGTGTGGGATATGTTTTCTGTAATGGGAGGATTAAACTCTGTTGTGCTGTGGCAGAATAACGGACTGGCACGGAGCGATAAAATTCATTTTACCCGCGAAGGTTACTTAATGATTGCTGATTTGTTTTTTGGTGCGCTGATGAAGGATTTTGAAAACTTTTTGATTGATAAAAAAGAACTCACAATAAATAGTCATTTCGAGGAAGAAGGAAGAGAACGGAGCTTAAACAGGCAGATTTCTCAGTCGCTTGACTCCCGACCTACCGGCAGGCAGACTTCGAAATGA